A stretch of the Buchananella sp. 14KM1171 genome encodes the following:
- a CDS encoding ABC transporter ATP-binding protein, whose translation MTVQVRNLSAQYVQGRPVLHGLDLEIASGQVTTVLGASGSGKTTLLRVLAGLHTPFAGEVLMDGADITGVPVDKRRVGLVPQEGALFSHLTVAANIAYGLRGVSRRRAASHPRVLEMVRLMGLEGLEGRLPHQLSGGQQQRVALARALAPQPRLLLLDEPFSALDPSLRSRLREEVFAILRQQNLPTLLITHDQEEALSCSDTVAVLRDGHLVQVGTPRELYCAPADAWVAAFVGEANVLPAGQLADVPPASATPAAAREEAGQSCAGRSGAGLAETGASRPAPGDDANPPLVVARPEQLELTVLAPSGAAGASGPERESAGRQESPAAGAAQAAAACGATDATAAFGLAGSAGLAGATGHVVSTRFLGHSQLVTVELEPRRQAGAAAQRADAAQPHPASGARVTVTVRRAGEARALPAGTRVAVTTRGELHYLK comes from the coding sequence GTGACGGTCCAAGTTCGCAATCTCAGCGCCCAGTACGTTCAGGGCAGGCCGGTTTTGCACGGCCTGGACCTGGAGATCGCCTCCGGGCAGGTCACGACGGTGCTGGGCGCCTCCGGCAGTGGCAAGACGACTCTGTTGCGTGTGCTGGCGGGCCTGCACACGCCCTTCGCGGGCGAGGTGTTGATGGATGGCGCCGACATCACGGGGGTGCCGGTGGACAAGCGCCGCGTGGGCTTGGTGCCGCAGGAGGGCGCCTTGTTCTCCCACCTGACCGTGGCGGCCAATATCGCCTACGGGCTTAGGGGGGTGAGCCGCCGCCGCGCCGCCTCCCACCCGCGTGTGCTGGAGATGGTGCGGTTGATGGGCCTGGAGGGTTTGGAGGGGCGCCTACCGCACCAGCTCTCTGGCGGGCAGCAGCAGCGGGTGGCGCTCGCGCGGGCGTTGGCGCCCCAGCCGCGACTGCTGTTGTTGGACGAGCCCTTTAGCGCGCTGGATCCCTCGTTGCGGTCGCGGCTGCGCGAGGAGGTGTTTGCGATCCTGCGCCAGCAGAACCTGCCCACGCTGCTGATCACGCACGACCAGGAGGAGGCGCTTTCCTGTTCCGACACTGTGGCGGTGTTGCGCGACGGTCACCTGGTCCAGGTGGGCACTCCCCGCGAGCTTTACTGCGCCCCTGCCGATGCGTGGGTGGCCGCATTTGTGGGTGAGGCGAACGTGCTGCCGGCTGGGCAGTTGGCCGACGTTCCGCCCGCCTCCGCTACGCCTGCGGCCGCCCGGGAAGAGGCGGGCCAGAGCTGCGCGGGTCGCAGCGGAGCGGGCCTCGCCGAGACGGGAGCGAGCCGGCCCGCCCCGGGGGACGACGCGAACCCGCCGCTGGTCGTGGCGCGCCCGGAGCAGCTGGAACTGACCGTGCTCGCCCCGTCGGGGGCTGCAGGCGCTTCGGGCCCTGAGCGGGAGAGCGCGGGCCGGCAGGAGTCCCCCGCAGCCGGCGCTGCCCAGGCGGCTGCCGCCTGCGGGGCCACCGACGCCACTGCGGCTTTCGGCCTTGCCGGTTCGGCTGGGCTTGCCGGTGCCACCGGGCACGTGGTCTCCACCCGGTTCCTGGGTCACTCCCAGCTGGTGACTGTGGAACTGGAGCCGCGCCGGCAAGCCGGCGCGGCGGCGCAGCGAGCCGATGCGGCGCAGCCGCATCCCGCGAGCGGTGCGCGCGTCACGGTCACGGTGCGTAGGGCCGGGGAGGCGCGGGCCTTGCCGGCGGGCACCCGCGTGGCAGTCACCACGCGCGGAGAGCTCCACTACCTGAAATAG
- a CDS encoding DUF3043 domain-containing protein, giving the protein MVKSKNAHEPAADSPKPVGKGRPTPKRREQEARNRRPLVPKDRKAAKAASKQARREIYARQQEALLSGDERYLPVRDKGPVRRYVRDFVDARWCLGEFSLPLMLILMVAMLVLGNSNPNMAVSILGAIYGIFVFALLDSIIVGIQAGRRVLKKFGPEKKQRVFFYAFSRSFLLRPLRSPRPQVGRGEFPS; this is encoded by the coding sequence GTGGTTAAGTCCAAGAACGCACACGAACCGGCCGCCGACTCCCCCAAGCCCGTCGGTAAGGGCCGCCCCACGCCCAAGCGTCGCGAGCAGGAGGCGCGCAACCGCCGCCCGCTGGTGCCCAAGGACCGCAAGGCCGCCAAGGCCGCGAGCAAGCAGGCCCGCCGGGAGATTTACGCGCGCCAGCAGGAGGCGCTGCTTTCCGGCGACGAGCGTTACCTGCCGGTGCGGGACAAGGGCCCGGTCAGGCGCTACGTGCGTGACTTCGTTGACGCCCGCTGGTGCCTGGGCGAGTTCTCCCTGCCGCTGATGCTGATCCTGATGGTGGCGATGCTGGTGCTCGGCAACTCCAACCCGAACATGGCGGTCAGCATCCTGGGCGCGATCTACGGCATCTTCGTCTTTGCTTTGCTGGACTCGATCATCGTTGGCATCCAGGCCGGCCGCCGGGTGTTGAAGAAGTTCGGTCCGGAGAAGAAGCAGCGCGTGTTCTTCTACGCGTTCTCGCGTTCCTTCCTGCTGCGGCCGCTGCGTTCTCCGCGTCCGCAGGTGGGTCGCGGCGAGTTCCCGTCCTGA
- a CDS encoding iron ABC transporter substrate-binding protein — protein sequence MHIRKIATAAVAAAAALGLSACSTGDAAKPQQSAAPSATETTASAPAETTAEADGPLVVYSGRNEKLIGPLLEQFTADTGIDVDVRYAGTSELAAQLLEEGDKTPAQVFLSQDAGALGLVAGADMFAALPADVTSLVDPKYTSKDGSWVGLTGRARVIAYDSQTLKADEVPASVFDLTDPKWKGKVGIAPTNASFQSFVTAMRVMEGEEKAEKWLTDLLANEPQIFEKNGEILEAVNAGTVSLGLINHYYWARSEQDPTTLRAQLKFGEPGSVSALVNVTGVGILKGAADNAQAKEFVNYLLSAKGQEYFLTKTFEYPLVAGMEGPKNVPALKDLGQPDVSLADLSSLDKTVELLTKVGLI from the coding sequence ATGCATATCCGCAAGATTGCCACTGCAGCCGTTGCCGCTGCGGCCGCCCTTGGCCTGAGCGCCTGCAGCACTGGCGACGCGGCCAAGCCGCAGCAGTCCGCTGCCCCCTCCGCTACCGAGACCACCGCTAGCGCCCCCGCCGAGACCACCGCTGAGGCCGACGGCCCACTGGTGGTCTACTCGGGCCGTAACGAGAAGCTGATCGGCCCGCTGCTGGAGCAGTTCACCGCTGACACCGGCATCGACGTGGACGTTCGCTACGCTGGCACCTCCGAGTTGGCCGCCCAGCTGCTGGAGGAGGGTGACAAGACCCCGGCTCAGGTCTTCCTGTCCCAGGACGCTGGCGCGCTGGGCCTGGTGGCCGGCGCTGACATGTTTGCCGCCCTGCCGGCTGACGTCACCTCCCTGGTGGACCCGAAGTACACCTCCAAGGACGGCTCCTGGGTGGGCCTGACCGGCCGCGCCCGCGTCATCGCCTACGACAGCCAGACCCTGAAGGCTGACGAGGTGCCGGCCAGCGTCTTCGACCTGACCGACCCGAAGTGGAAGGGCAAGGTTGGTATCGCCCCCACTAACGCTTCTTTCCAGTCCTTCGTCACCGCCATGCGCGTCATGGAGGGTGAGGAGAAGGCCGAGAAGTGGCTGACCGACCTGCTGGCCAACGAGCCGCAGATCTTCGAGAAGAACGGTGAGATCCTGGAGGCCGTCAACGCCGGCACCGTCTCCCTGGGTCTGATCAACCACTACTACTGGGCCCGCTCCGAGCAGGACCCCACCACCCTGCGCGCGCAGCTGAAGTTCGGTGAGCCGGGCTCCGTTTCCGCTCTGGTGAACGTCACCGGTGTCGGCATCCTGAAGGGCGCCGCTGACAACGCCCAGGCCAAGGAGTTCGTGAACTACCTGCTCTCGGCCAAGGGCCAGGAGTACTTCCTGACCAAGACCTTCGAGTACCCGCTGGTGGCGGGCATGGAGGGCCCCAAGAACGTGCCGGCGCTGAAGGACCTGGGCCAGCCGGACGTGTCCCTGGCGGACCTGTCCTCCCTGGACAAGACCGTCGAGCTGCTGACCAAGGTTGGGCTAATCTGA
- a CDS encoding ABC transporter permease, protein MSSRDLSSARSRRLRDLPAGLVVACFLVAAVAVLPLYYLIRRAFSGGPQAAWAVLARPRMWMLLTNTVDLVVVVCAGAAVLGVLTAWAVTRLRLPAPRLWVVLACLPLAVPSFVATFAWRSVFPHQHGFWPLAIVLIASSAPFVTVPTMAAFSQADHGLADVARSLGRSRAYVFLTITLPQVLPATAAGSVIVALYTLADFGAPAMMRYDTLTTGVFALITAGSSRFAPAVMGVVITLIAALLVLLENLFRTRHHRAVSAGYAAARSRLSGPLTALACAGLSTVAVASVAAPIGALLFRSLKNTRYETDWSRLADAALTTLVFGFAAATLAAAVGLPLAYIAARVRARTVTFLEMATFSAHALPGVVLALAMVSLTLQAAPGAYQTMGALVVAYVLLYLPKGVGAVRAGFQQVPVGAEEAARTLGDSKLRVWRRVCLPQALPAIGAGWLLVATAVMKELPVTLMLRPTGTHTLATELWNSSSLGAYGAAAPAGLALMLVGIIPSLMLARRIDLP, encoded by the coding sequence ATGTCTTCACGCGATTTGAGTAGTGCGCGCTCGCGCCGGCTGCGGGATCTGCCCGCTGGCCTGGTCGTGGCGTGCTTTCTTGTTGCTGCCGTCGCGGTGCTGCCGCTCTACTACCTGATCCGCCGGGCGTTTTCGGGCGGCCCGCAGGCCGCCTGGGCGGTGTTGGCGCGCCCGCGCATGTGGATGCTGCTGACCAACACGGTGGACCTGGTTGTGGTGGTGTGCGCGGGCGCGGCGGTGCTGGGTGTGCTGACGGCCTGGGCGGTGACGCGCCTGCGCCTGCCCGCCCCGAGGTTGTGGGTGGTGTTGGCGTGCCTGCCGCTGGCAGTGCCCAGTTTCGTGGCTACTTTCGCGTGGCGCTCGGTGTTCCCGCACCAGCACGGGTTTTGGCCGTTGGCGATCGTGTTGATCGCGTCCTCCGCCCCCTTTGTCACCGTGCCGACCATGGCGGCGTTTTCGCAGGCGGACCACGGCCTGGCCGACGTGGCCCGCTCGCTGGGCCGTTCGCGCGCCTACGTGTTCCTCACCATCACTCTCCCGCAGGTGCTGCCCGCCACGGCGGCCGGGAGCGTGATCGTGGCTCTCTACACGCTGGCGGACTTCGGCGCGCCGGCGATGATGCGTTACGACACGCTCACCACGGGCGTGTTCGCGCTGATCACGGCGGGCTCGTCCCGCTTCGCTCCCGCTGTGATGGGCGTGGTGATCACGCTGATCGCCGCGCTCCTGGTGTTGCTGGAGAACTTGTTTCGTACCCGCCATCACCGGGCCGTCTCTGCGGGTTACGCTGCCGCGCGCTCGCGCCTGTCTGGGCCGCTGACGGCGCTGGCGTGCGCCGGCCTGTCTACCGTGGCGGTGGCGTCGGTGGCCGCCCCGATCGGTGCGCTGCTGTTTCGTTCTCTGAAGAACACGCGGTATGAGACGGATTGGTCCCGGCTGGCCGACGCCGCCCTGACCACCCTGGTCTTCGGCTTCGCGGCGGCCACGCTGGCCGCTGCGGTGGGGCTGCCGCTGGCCTATATAGCGGCCCGTGTGCGGGCCCGCACGGTCACGTTCCTGGAGATGGCAACGTTCTCCGCGCACGCCCTGCCCGGGGTGGTGCTGGCGTTGGCGATGGTCTCTCTGACCCTGCAGGCGGCGCCGGGGGCGTACCAGACCATGGGCGCGCTGGTGGTGGCCTACGTGCTGCTCTACCTGCCCAAGGGGGTGGGGGCCGTGCGCGCGGGCTTCCAGCAGGTGCCGGTGGGCGCTGAGGAGGCCGCGCGCACGCTGGGCGATTCCAAGCTGCGCGTGTGGCGGCGCGTCTGCCTGCCGCAGGCCCTGCCCGCCATCGGCGCGGGCTGGTTGTTGGTGGCGACGGCGGTGATGAAGGAGCTGCCGGTCACGCTCATGTTGCGCCCGACGGGGACGCACACGCTGGCCACGGAGTTGTGGAACTCCAGCTCGCTTGGCGCGTACGGCGCCGCCGCCCCCGCCGGTCTTGCCCTCATGCTGGTGGGCATCATCCCGTCCCTCATGCTCGCTCGGAGGATTGATCTGCCGTGA
- a CDS encoding quinone-dependent dihydroorotate dehydrogenase yields the protein MIYRALFNLVFAKQDPEEVHVRAVKALSMAGNCRATAAVMRALFGRRVDSTLTRAHLEHKSPFARPVPGILGLAAGMDKDATAVLGMDALGFGFVEVGTFTALAQPGNPKPRLFRLIEERGIINRMGFNNHGAAAAGERLRKLRSTKAGRAVFVGANIGKSKVTPLEDAVADYVTSARHVARWADYLVVNVSSPNTPGLRDLQNVESLRPILAAVQQAADVAAGRHVPLFVKIAPDLAPEDLEAVAQLVLELDLAGVVATNTTIDHDQRHGAGGLSGAPLTEKSLAVVRSLRAALGPDKTIIGVGGISTVAQAERMLEAGSNYLQAYSAFIYEGPAWPGRMNRALARLGYAG from the coding sequence ATGATCTACCGGGCGCTTTTCAACCTAGTCTTTGCCAAGCAGGATCCGGAGGAGGTGCACGTCAGGGCCGTGAAGGCCTTGTCCATGGCGGGTAACTGCCGGGCCACTGCCGCCGTCATGCGGGCGCTGTTTGGCCGTCGCGTGGATAGCACCCTCACCCGCGCCCACCTGGAGCACAAGAGCCCCTTCGCCCGCCCCGTGCCCGGCATCCTGGGTCTGGCCGCCGGCATGGACAAGGACGCCACCGCCGTGCTGGGCATGGACGCCCTGGGCTTCGGTTTTGTGGAGGTAGGCACCTTCACCGCCCTGGCCCAGCCGGGCAACCCCAAGCCGCGCCTGTTCCGCCTCATTGAGGAGCGCGGGATCATCAACCGGATGGGCTTCAACAACCACGGTGCCGCCGCCGCCGGCGAGCGCCTGCGCAAGCTGCGCAGCACCAAGGCCGGGCGGGCCGTGTTCGTGGGGGCCAACATCGGTAAGTCCAAGGTGACCCCGCTTGAGGACGCCGTGGCCGACTACGTCACCTCCGCCCGCCACGTGGCCCGCTGGGCCGATTACCTGGTGGTCAACGTCTCCTCCCCGAACACCCCCGGCCTGCGCGACCTGCAGAACGTCGAATCGCTGCGGCCGATTCTCGCTGCGGTGCAGCAGGCCGCCGACGTTGCCGCCGGCCGCCACGTCCCGTTGTTTGTGAAGATCGCGCCGGATTTGGCTCCCGAGGACCTGGAGGCAGTGGCCCAGCTGGTGCTGGAGCTGGACCTGGCGGGCGTGGTGGCGACCAACACCACGATCGACCACGACCAGCGCCACGGCGCCGGTGGCCTGTCCGGGGCGCCGCTGACGGAGAAGTCCTTGGCGGTGGTGCGCTCGCTGCGTGCCGCGCTGGGGCCGGACAAGACCATCATCGGCGTGGGCGGGATCAGCACGGTGGCGCAGGCCGAGCGGATGCTGGAGGCCGGCTCCAACTACCTCCAGGCATACAGCGCCTTCATCTACGAAGGCCCGGCCTGGCCCGGCCGCATGAACCGCGCGCTGGCGCGCCTGGGCTACGCCGGCTGA
- a CDS encoding dipeptidase: MEKLLAAVDARFEENLQALEDFIRIPSVSSPTFDQSTLDESAAWVAARLEEAGLKPTVSRGKNPDGTPGRPAVTASLPAAPGKPTVLLYAHHDVQPGGDPATWSHAGGPFEPERRNGRLYGRGSADDGAGLLAHIGALKALNDVYGTEHGVGIRVFIEGEEESGSPSFDDFLATNREELSADVIVVADSANWKTDVPALTTTLRGVVDCEVELRVAGGAMHSGMYGGPILDAVTLMARLIATLHDEQGNVAVPGMVAKEDSDVDYTEAELREATGLVEGYQLAGTGTLAARIWTKPAISVIGLDATSVANASNTIAPVCRAAISMRVAPGQDTQAAMDALTDHLVSHAPFGAQVTVKPGDQGAAFDASACAGKAGEVKRWALEQAFGKEPVNTGIGGSIPFISTFAEVYPEAEILVTGVEDPYSKAHSEDESVDIESLRKVIGAEVLFLARLGGLV; this comes from the coding sequence ATGGAGAAGTTGCTTGCCGCCGTTGACGCGCGTTTTGAGGAAAACCTGCAGGCGCTGGAGGATTTCATTCGGATTCCCTCGGTGTCTTCGCCCACTTTCGACCAGTCCACGCTGGATGAGTCCGCCGCGTGGGTGGCCGCCCGCCTGGAGGAGGCCGGGTTGAAGCCCACGGTGTCGCGCGGGAAGAACCCGGACGGCACCCCGGGGCGCCCGGCCGTGACCGCCAGCCTGCCCGCCGCGCCCGGTAAGCCCACCGTGCTGCTCTACGCCCACCACGACGTCCAGCCCGGCGGCGACCCGGCCACCTGGAGCCACGCCGGTGGCCCCTTCGAGCCGGAGCGTAGGAACGGGCGCCTGTACGGGCGCGGCAGTGCGGACGACGGCGCCGGGCTGCTGGCCCACATCGGCGCCCTGAAGGCCCTCAACGACGTCTATGGCACGGAGCACGGAGTGGGCATCCGCGTCTTCATCGAGGGGGAGGAGGAGTCCGGTTCGCCGTCCTTCGATGACTTCCTGGCGACCAACCGCGAGGAGCTATCTGCGGACGTGATCGTGGTGGCGGACTCCGCGAACTGGAAGACCGACGTGCCCGCCCTGACCACCACCCTGCGTGGCGTGGTGGACTGCGAGGTGGAGCTGCGCGTGGCCGGCGGGGCAATGCACTCCGGCATGTACGGCGGCCCGATCCTGGACGCGGTGACCCTGATGGCCCGCCTGATCGCCACGCTCCACGACGAGCAGGGCAACGTGGCGGTGCCCGGCATGGTGGCCAAGGAGGACTCCGACGTCGACTACACGGAGGCCGAGCTGCGTGAGGCCACCGGCCTGGTGGAGGGCTACCAGCTGGCCGGCACCGGCACCCTGGCGGCGCGCATCTGGACCAAGCCGGCCATCTCCGTGATCGGCCTGGACGCCACGAGCGTGGCCAACGCCTCCAACACGATCGCCCCCGTGTGCCGCGCGGCCATTTCCATGCGCGTGGCGCCCGGCCAGGACACGCAGGCCGCGATGGACGCCCTGACCGACCACCTGGTTTCTCACGCCCCCTTCGGCGCGCAGGTGACGGTTAAGCCGGGCGACCAGGGCGCGGCCTTTGACGCCTCCGCGTGCGCGGGCAAGGCCGGCGAGGTCAAGCGCTGGGCGCTGGAGCAGGCATTCGGCAAGGAGCCGGTCAACACCGGCATCGGCGGTTCCATCCCGTTCATCTCCACCTTCGCTGAGGTCTACCCGGAGGCGGAGATCCTGGTGACCGGCGTGGAGGACCCGTACTCCAAGGCCCACAGCGAGGACGAGTCGGTGGACATCGAGTCCCTGCGCAAGGTGATCGGCGCCGAGGTCCTGTTCCTGGCCCGCCTTGGCGGACTGGTCTGA